The proteins below are encoded in one region of Candidatus Margulisiibacteriota bacterium:
- a CDS encoding N-acetylmuramoyl-L-alanine amidase has translation MFKSKLFLAFWVCLNFLRADVLINAIVWEKQTLSVIGSAPLQVSFEQTAGGYRLLLSGAVLNIPHPQRLYFTGDLLTSIVYDQRSLNPGLVEIQLKTAQKLQPAVFRENGGNSFIVKFTALPPPKTPPTGNLRLGLVEIVSEDDNSLRLTFFSTGNVPLNYKVSRFTAPERLALDFPATALGIDKEIALPYGPAARLRASQFTWEPLQARVVLDLNTNYAAYEQAQDSPYTLRVLVTPSAAEKNFAASTAAVTVSPVSPAVQSVTKSAAAVTASAPPQVSVLKGARVAIIAGHGGSDPGAISKRGHKEKDLTLAIAKRLQALLREKGAVALLNREGDEGMSLDKQAQFAESNKADLLVSVHLNSFVNETASGAETFYYKPVDQALAKAVHEELLKITGQKDRGLRKSMLHNLNHTTMPGVLIEPLFMSNPKEEKLVLTPEFQQKLAQGIVSGLERHLENKNK, from the coding sequence ATGTTTAAGTCAAAGTTGTTTTTGGCCTTTTGGGTTTGCTTAAATTTCCTGCGGGCGGACGTTTTAATAAACGCAATTGTTTGGGAAAAACAAACCTTGAGCGTGATCGGCAGCGCGCCGCTACAAGTTTCTTTTGAGCAAACTGCTGGCGGCTACCGTTTGTTGCTGTCCGGCGCGGTTTTAAACATACCGCATCCGCAGCGGCTGTATTTTACCGGCGATTTGTTGACTTCAATTGTTTACGATCAGCGCTCGCTCAATCCGGGATTGGTGGAAATCCAGCTTAAAACCGCCCAAAAATTGCAGCCCGCGGTTTTTCGGGAAAACGGCGGCAATAGTTTTATTGTGAAATTTACCGCGCTGCCGCCGCCTAAAACTCCGCCAACTGGCAATCTGCGCCTGGGACTGGTGGAAATCGTTTCGGAAGATGATAACAGTCTGCGTTTGACTTTTTTTTCGACCGGCAATGTGCCACTCAATTATAAGGTCAGCCGCTTCACCGCGCCGGAACGGCTGGCGCTGGATTTTCCGGCGACAGCGCTGGGTATAGATAAAGAGATCGCTTTACCCTATGGTCCGGCGGCGCGGCTGCGCGCCAGCCAGTTTACCTGGGAACCGCTGCAGGCCCGGGTGGTTTTGGATCTGAATACTAATTATGCCGCGTATGAACAGGCACAGGACAGTCCGTATACTTTGCGGGTTTTGGTCACGCCGTCCGCGGCAGAAAAAAATTTTGCCGCAAGCACGGCGGCTGTTACGGTTTCGCCAGTGTCTCCAGCGGTGCAGTCTGTGACAAAATCCGCGGCCGCGGTGACCGCTTCCGCGCCGCCGCAAGTTTCGGTTTTGAAAGGCGCGCGCGTGGCGATCATTGCCGGGCACGGCGGCTCCGATCCGGGCGCGATCTCCAAGCGCGGGCACAAAGAAAAAGACCTCACACTGGCGATTGCCAAACGGCTGCAGGCTTTGCTGCGTGAAAAAGGCGCGGTGGCTTTGCTCAACCGCGAAGGCGACGAAGGCATGTCGCTGGACAAACAGGCGCAGTTTGCTGAGAGCAACAAAGCCGATTTATTGGTCAGCGTGCATCTTAATTCTTTTGTCAATGAGACCGCCAGCGGCGCGGAAACTTTTTATTACAAACCGGTGGATCAGGCGCTGGCCAAAGCAGTGCATGAGGAGCTGCTCAAGATCACCGGCCAAAAAGACCGCGGCTTGCGCAAATCTATGCTGCACAATCTCAATCATACTACTATGCCCGGCGTGCTTATCGAGCCGCTGTTTATGTCCAATCCCAAAGAAGAAAAATTAGTCCTCACGCCGGAATTTCAGCAAAAACTTGCGCAGGGTATAGTTTCCGGTCTGGAACGGCATTTGGAGAATAAAAATAAATAA
- the gap gene encoding type I glyceraldehyde-3-phosphate dehydrogenase, producing MTRVAINGFGRIGRNFLRMAVNRPDIEVAAVNDLTNAATLAYLLKYDSLHRRFSGEVDFTDEALLVNGQKIQILAQRDPARLPWQKLGVDIVIESTGLFTSREDAQKHLSSGAKKVIISAPAKNADITIVLGVNQEKYQAAAQHIISSASPTTHCAAVLAKILHENYQIINGVMTAVHSYTNEQKVLDLPHEDMRQGRAAALSIIPVQSGAEKALGLVLPDLKGKIECGALRVPTPNVALVELVAQLEKPASGADLNELYKIRSAALPGILSYTAEKVVSVDFMSDTSSCVFDTSLTATTGQLVKLSAWYDNESGYSARLVELVEFLAEKGIS from the coding sequence ATGACCCGCGTGGCGATCAACGGTTTTGGACGAATTGGCCGTAATTTTTTACGCATGGCCGTAAACCGCCCCGATATCGAAGTAGCGGCTGTCAATGACCTGACCAATGCGGCGACGCTGGCTTATCTGCTCAAGTATGATTCGCTACACCGGCGTTTTTCCGGAGAAGTGGATTTCACCGACGAGGCGCTGTTGGTCAACGGGCAAAAGATCCAGATCCTGGCCCAGCGCGATCCGGCGCGTCTGCCCTGGCAAAAACTGGGCGTGGATATAGTGATCGAGTCGACCGGTCTTTTTACCAGCCGCGAGGACGCGCAAAAACATCTGTCTTCCGGCGCTAAAAAAGTCATCATCTCCGCGCCGGCCAAAAATGCGGACATCACTATAGTGCTCGGCGTCAATCAAGAAAAATATCAAGCCGCAGCGCAGCATATTATTTCCAGCGCGTCGCCGACCACACATTGCGCGGCGGTGCTGGCCAAAATCCTGCACGAAAATTATCAGATCATAAACGGCGTTATGACCGCCGTACATTCTTACACCAATGAGCAAAAAGTGCTGGATCTGCCGCACGAGGATATGCGGCAGGGACGCGCCGCCGCGCTGTCGATCATTCCCGTACAGAGCGGCGCGGAAAAAGCGCTCGGCTTGGTCTTGCCTGACCTCAAGGGGAAAATAGAGTGCGGGGCTTTGCGCGTGCCGACGCCCAATGTCGCGCTGGTCGAGCTGGTCGCGCAGCTGGAAAAACCGGCGTCCGGCGCAGACCTTAATGAATTGTACAAAATTCGCTCCGCGGCTCTGCCCGGGATCTTGAGCTACACCGCGGAAAAAGTCGTGTCTGTCGATTTCATGTCCGACACTTCGTCCTGTGTTTTTGACACTTCGCTGACCGCTACCACCGGCCAGCTGGTCAAGCTCTCCGCCTGGTACGACAACGAATCCGGCTATTCCGCGCGGCTGGTCGAGCTGGTCGAGTTTTTAGCGGAAAAGGGAATTTCGTAA
- a CDS encoding diacylglycerol kinase family protein, producing MSSKNRRLWPSLACAIQGIRQAFRQERNLRIHCAAAALAAAAGFIFKLSAGEWAVLLLTITLVIFAELLNTALEASVNLVTRKHQPEAKLAKDAAAGAVLLTALNAVLIGLLIFGAKIWEFFRQ from the coding sequence GTGAGCTCTAAAAACCGCCGTTTATGGCCCAGTCTGGCTTGTGCTATTCAGGGCATCCGCCAGGCGTTCCGGCAAGAAAGAAATCTGCGTATTCATTGCGCGGCGGCGGCGCTGGCGGCCGCGGCGGGGTTTATTTTTAAACTCTCCGCCGGTGAATGGGCGGTCTTGCTTTTGACGATCACACTGGTAATTTTTGCCGAGCTGCTCAATACCGCGCTGGAAGCCAGTGTCAATCTGGTTACCCGAAAACACCAGCCGGAAGCCAAACTGGCCAAAGACGCCGCGGCTGGCGCGGTTTTGCTCACAGCGCTCAACGCGGTCTTGATCGGCCTGCTGATTTTCGGGGCAAAAATTTGGGAGTTTTTCCGTCAATGA
- a CDS encoding undecaprenyl/decaprenyl-phosphate alpha-N-acetylglucosaminyl 1-phosphate transferase translates to MIVILSGGLLTVALGFVDDIYSLPWSVKLLGQTVIAVLVVCCGIEINYLKHLLSLQIIELGVFSKILSVFWILVVMNIINLIDGLDGLASGIALISAFALFIISLLTDQPHVVFLLLALCGATAGFLRFNFHPASIFLGDTGSLLLGYLLAVCSITGVLKSATIIALGIPLLSLLIPLADTALAIVRRLKNRVNIFLPDRGHLHHILLNYYKDSQREVVALLYSASVALNLAAVLLSVTSGIYSYLWFLVIIVVLLIAALRLKKRILWPESK, encoded by the coding sequence ATGATCGTCATCCTGAGCGGCGGCCTGCTGACCGTGGCGCTGGGTTTTGTCGATGATATTTATTCTTTGCCGTGGTCGGTCAAGCTTCTCGGCCAAACCGTTATCGCTGTCCTGGTGGTGTGTTGCGGCATTGAGATCAATTACCTCAAACACCTCCTGTCCCTGCAAATAATCGAGCTTGGCGTTTTCAGCAAAATCCTTTCGGTTTTTTGGATCTTGGTGGTCATGAACATCATCAATCTGATCGACGGTCTGGACGGGCTGGCCAGCGGCATCGCGCTGATCTCGGCTTTCGCGCTCTTTATTATTTCTCTCCTGACCGATCAGCCGCACGTGGTTTTTTTGCTGCTCGCGCTTTGCGGCGCCACGGCCGGTTTTCTGCGTTTCAATTTTCACCCCGCTTCGATCTTTTTAGGCGACACCGGCTCGCTGCTGCTGGGCTATTTGCTGGCGGTCTGTTCGATCACTGGCGTGCTCAAGAGCGCGACAATTATCGCGCTGGGCATACCGCTGCTCTCGCTGCTGATCCCGCTGGCCGACACGGCGCTGGCTATTGTCCGCCGGCTCAAAAACCGTGTGAATATTTTCCTGCCCGACCGCGGGCATCTGCATCATATTCTGCTAAATTATTACAAAGACAGCCAGCGCGAAGTAGTGGCGCTGCTGTATTCCGCTTCAGTCGCGCTCAATCTAGCCGCCGTGCTGCTTTCCGTAACTTCCGGAATATACTCTTACTTGTGGTTTCTAGTTATAATTGTGGTATTACTGATCGCGGCCTTGCGGCTGAAAAAAAGGATCTTATGGCCAGAGTCAAAATAA
- a CDS encoding sigma-70 family RNA polymerase sigma factor — protein MTEAARVEEIWKKVKKTVDKDIKKHLTEKYSDQILKKYNSKINYLINKYFSSLPTHVVNTEGDDIANVARIEFFETLKVWDPERNEDVWPLAYSRISGAMRDQIRYITKASPTRLYNWVTDASNIYLAVEQDNSFENKIESGVVLNEALQKLDRKEKFIIISRFKHDKTFKEIGEAIGISESQTTRIYKQVIEKLRKLIAEKGVYKSSSPI, from the coding sequence ATGACAGAGGCGGCGCGGGTGGAAGAAATCTGGAAAAAGGTCAAAAAAACGGTTGATAAAGACATTAAAAAACACCTGACCGAAAAATATTCCGACCAGATACTTAAAAAATACAACAGCAAGATAAATTATCTCATCAACAAATATTTTTCTTCGCTGCCGACGCATGTGGTCAATACCGAGGGCGACGATATCGCCAATGTCGCGCGCATTGAGTTTTTTGAGACGCTCAAAGTCTGGGATCCCGAGCGCAACGAGGACGTCTGGCCGCTGGCCTATTCGCGCATCAGCGGAGCTATGCGCGACCAGATCCGTTATATCACCAAGGCTTCGCCGACGCGGCTCTACAATTGGGTAACTGACGCGTCCAATATTTATCTGGCCGTCGAGCAGGATAATAGTTTTGAAAACAAAATCGAATCCGGCGTGGTTTTAAACGAAGCTCTGCAAAAACTCGACCGCAAAGAAAAATTTATCATTATCAGCCGTTTCAAGCACGATAAGACTTTCAAAGAGATCGGCGAAGCGATCGGCATTTCCGAATCGCAGACCACCCGTATTTATAAACAGGTGATCGAAAAACTGCGCAAGCTGATTGCGGAAAAAGGAGTTTACAAATCGTCCTCGCCTATTTAG
- the murA gene encoding UDP-N-acetylglucosamine 1-carboxyvinyltransferase — translation MARVKIIGEQPLYGAVNISGAKNSALPIMAATALLDGESLITNVPELTDITTMVRMLRSINIVAEQNGNNIRVYNKKQIKHLIPYELVTKMRASFFIAGPILARVGMVRVPMPGGCAIGSRPVDIHLKGFEALGAKVRLEHGFIEIRCPQLKGAPVDFSFPSVGATENIMMAATLAEGTTTLTNAAQEPEIVDLAELLNKAGAKISGAGTSTITIKGVSKLSGVKHTIIPDRIEAGTMLLAGLITHGKVTVHNVRPADISAPLSALASTGAKLTIKNNSIEAAASGVCRSTDIVTSPHPGFPTDMQAQIMAYLALADGMSTIRETIFENRFMHTSELQRMGANIRIKERIAIIKGVPKLSGAEVKATDLRAGAALWLAGLAAQGETTIYDIEHIERGYEKLTEKLSRLGAKIKRIK, via the coding sequence ATGGCCAGAGTCAAAATAATCGGCGAACAGCCTTTGTACGGCGCGGTTAATATTTCCGGCGCCAAAAATTCCGCGCTGCCGATCATGGCCGCCACGGCGCTGCTGGACGGCGAGAGTTTAATTACCAATGTGCCCGAATTAACCGACATTACGACTATGGTGCGTATGCTGCGCTCGATCAACATCGTCGCCGAACAAAACGGCAACAATATCCGTGTTTACAATAAAAAACAAATCAAGCATTTGATCCCCTATGAGCTCGTCACGAAAATGCGGGCTTCGTTTTTTATCGCGGGGCCGATTTTGGCCAGAGTCGGCATGGTGCGCGTGCCAATGCCGGGCGGCTGCGCGATCGGTTCGCGGCCGGTAGATATTCATCTCAAGGGCTTTGAGGCTCTGGGCGCTAAAGTCCGGCTGGAACACGGCTTCATTGAGATCCGCTGCCCCCAACTCAAGGGCGCGCCTGTGGATTTTTCTTTTCCCAGCGTGGGCGCCACGGAAAATATTATGATGGCCGCCACGCTGGCCGAAGGCACGACCACGCTCACCAACGCCGCGCAGGAGCCGGAGATCGTTGACCTGGCTGAGCTGCTCAATAAAGCTGGCGCCAAAATCAGCGGCGCGGGAACCTCGACAATCACGATCAAAGGCGTCAGCAAACTCTCCGGCGTAAAACATACGATCATTCCTGACCGCATCGAAGCCGGAACCATGCTGCTGGCCGGTTTGATCACGCATGGCAAAGTCACAGTTCACAATGTGCGTCCGGCGGATATTTCCGCGCCGCTTTCCGCGCTGGCCAGCACTGGCGCCAAATTGACCATTAAAAATAATTCTATCGAAGCGGCGGCCAGTGGCGTCTGCCGCAGCACCGACATCGTCACCAGTCCGCACCCGGGGTTTCCGACGGACATGCAGGCGCAGATCATGGCTTATCTAGCGCTGGCGGACGGCATGAGCACTATCCGCGAAACAATTTTTGAAAACCGTTTTATGCACACCAGCGAGCTGCAGCGCATGGGCGCCAATATCCGCATCAAAGAAAGGATTGCTATAATTAAGGGTGTGCCCAAACTTTCTGGCGCAGAAGTCAAAGCCACCGATCTGCGCGCGGGCGCGGCGCTTTGGCTGGCTGGACTGGCGGCGCAGGGCGAGACGACGATCTATGATATTGAGCATATCGAACGCGGCTACGAAAAACTGACGGAAAAACTTTCGCGGCTGGGCGCGAAGATCAAGAGGATCAAATAA
- a CDS encoding PDDEXK nuclease domain-containing protein, translating into MTNKLARNYIVEIKQILTQARAQAYTAVNSAMVQAYWLIGKRIIEEEQHGKKRANYGEEVLLTLSKELTKEFGKGFAISNIRDIRQFYLTFPNRHALRGDLGWTHYRFLMRIDNVGARQFYMSECVKSRWSTRQLERQINTHFYERLLSSRDKKAVSKEIMRVEQPARPKDFIRSPYVLEFLDVSPAPNLYEKDLETAIIDHLQSFLLELGRGFSFVARQKRISFDGRDFYIDLVFYHYILKCFVLVDLKMDDLTHQDLGQMQMYVNYFSRELRQEGDNPPIGLILCADKSEAVVKYTLPKDNKQIFASKYMLYLPTEKELIKEIARQKKILHL; encoded by the coding sequence ATGACAAACAAATTAGCCAGAAATTATATTGTCGAAATCAAGCAGATACTCACACAGGCCAGAGCGCAAGCCTATACCGCTGTAAATTCCGCTATGGTGCAGGCGTATTGGTTAATCGGCAAGCGGATTATCGAGGAAGAACAGCACGGCAAGAAGCGCGCCAATTATGGCGAAGAAGTATTATTGACACTTTCTAAAGAATTGACCAAAGAATTTGGCAAGGGGTTCGCTATTTCAAATATAAGGGATATACGTCAGTTTTATCTGACATTTCCAAATCGCCACGCACTGCGTGGTGATTTGGGCTGGACACATTATAGATTTTTAATGCGTATTGATAATGTCGGCGCCCGTCAGTTTTATATGAGCGAATGCGTAAAGTCCAGATGGAGTACCAGACAATTAGAACGTCAGATAAACACTCATTTTTATGAAAGGCTATTATCCAGCCGTGATAAAAAGGCAGTCTCTAAAGAAATAATGAGAGTTGAACAACCTGCTCGGCCCAAGGATTTTATTCGCAGTCCGTATGTTTTGGAGTTTTTAGACGTTTCTCCTGCGCCTAATTTATATGAAAAAGATTTAGAAACAGCCATCATAGATCACTTGCAATCATTCTTGTTGGAATTAGGCAGAGGTTTCTCTTTTGTGGCCAGACAAAAACGTATATCTTTTGATGGGCGAGATTTCTATATCGACCTCGTATTTTATCATTACATTTTAAAATGCTTTGTGTTGGTGGACTTGAAAATGGACGATTTGACGCATCAGGATTTAGGGCAAATGCAGATGTATGTAAATTATTTCAGCAGGGAATTAAGACAGGAAGGCGATAATCCGCCGATTGGTTTAATTTTGTGTGCTGATAAAAGCGAAGCGGTAGTCAAGTATACTTTGCCGAAAGACAACAAACAAATATTTGCTTCTAAATATATGCTTTATTTACCGACTGAAAAAGAATTGATAAAAGAAATAGCACGCCAAAAAAAGATTTTACATTTATAA
- a CDS encoding PIN domain-containing protein, with amino-acid sequence MLVTEQAVNLYRRLRKRGATIRASADCLIAAYALLADIPILHKDRDFKQIAQNSALRIYK; translated from the coding sequence ATGCTTGTCACGGAACAGGCTGTAAATTTATACAGACGGTTGCGCAAGAGAGGAGCCACTATCCGCGCCTCGGCGGATTGTCTCATTGCGGCGTATGCTCTGCTGGCGGATATCCCTATTCTGCATAAGGATCGAGATTTTAAGCAAATTGCCCAAAATAGCGCTTTAAGAATATATAAATAA
- a CDS encoding hemolysin family protein: MILEIIFSIILLLASAFFSCSETALTSLPKHQVGYLKKRKVKGAKSALFLKENPGIMLATILIGNNFVNIMLSALGTLITLKILRNFGIENETYTTIIATLCVTFIVLVFGEVTPKNVGLSKARYFALFSSRIIVFLAHLFKPLVFSLNKFSNLVITLLGGQPLGKNSLMTEEELLSIIDAGQETGVIEKEEKNMLRDVIRFGDSFVGEIMTPLDNVISVSATDTIETLFRQIKNRLPSRVPVYSGSHRNIIGVLYLKDLLQKIHYTLNYEQQRINEFKDLIRAPYIVYIDQKSAQVMRYMRFQHIHIAIVQNRDKKTVGLVTFEDLLEEIVGEIQDEYEKG; encoded by the coding sequence ATGATTCTGGAAATTATTTTCAGCATTATTCTGCTCCTGGCTTCGGCTTTTTTTTCCTGTTCGGAAACCGCGCTGACTTCGCTGCCCAAGCATCAGGTCGGTTATCTTAAAAAGCGCAAAGTCAAAGGCGCCAAATCCGCGCTGTTTCTCAAAGAAAACCCGGGCATCATGCTGGCGACGATCTTGATCGGCAATAATTTCGTCAATATCATGCTGTCCGCGCTGGGCACGCTGATCACTTTAAAAATCCTGCGCAATTTCGGCATTGAGAATGAGACCTACACGACGATCATCGCCACGCTGTGCGTCACTTTTATCGTGCTGGTCTTCGGCGAAGTCACACCCAAAAATGTCGGCCTGTCCAAAGCGCGGTATTTCGCGCTTTTTTCCAGCCGCATTATTGTTTTTCTGGCGCATCTTTTCAAACCGCTGGTTTTTAGCTTGAATAAATTTTCCAATCTGGTGATAACCCTGCTGGGCGGGCAGCCCCTCGGTAAAAACAGCCTGATGACCGAGGAAGAGCTGCTCTCGATCATCGACGCCGGGCAAGAAACCGGCGTGATCGAAAAAGAAGAAAAAAATATGCTGCGCGACGTGATCCGTTTTGGGGATTCTTTTGTGGGCGAAATCATGACGCCGCTCGATAATGTCATCTCGGTCAGCGCGACCGACACTATTGAAACCCTTTTTCGCCAAATCAAAAACCGCCTGCCGTCGCGCGTTCCAGTTTACAGCGGCAGCCACCGAAATATTATCGGTGTGCTCTATCTCAAAGACCTGCTGCAAAAAATTCATTACACGCTGAATTATGAACAGCAGCGGATCAATGAATTTAAAGACCTGATCCGGGCGCCTTACATCGTCTATATCGACCAAAAAAGCGCTCAGGTCATGCGCTACATGCGCTTCCAGCATATTCACATTGCTATTGTGCAAAACCGCGATAAAAAAACCGTCGGTCTGGTGACTTTTGAGGATTTACTGGAAGAGATTGTCGGGGAGATACAGGACGAATACGAAAAAGGCTGA
- the ybeY gene encoding rRNA maturation RNase YbeY, producing MHYLNKLVQVKIDRAIVSALLRKSGLSEVSVTLCDQAMIQKLNKKFRGQNQPTDVLSFDCGDIIICPAAAAANARKYRNTLAKELLYLLIHGLCHLQGHDHSTPRETARMQKAEQRYLAYLRKKYKIIITGRIQ from the coding sequence ATGCACTACCTAAACAAACTGGTTCAAGTAAAAATCGACCGCGCTATTGTCAGCGCTCTTTTGCGGAAAAGCGGTTTGTCGGAAGTTTCCGTCACGCTGTGCGACCAAGCCATGATCCAAAAATTAAACAAAAAATTCCGCGGGCAAAATCAACCGACGGATGTGCTGTCTTTTGACTGCGGGGACATTATTATCTGTCCGGCAGCCGCGGCGGCCAATGCCCGAAAATACCGCAATACTTTAGCCAAGGAGCTGCTCTACCTGCTCATTCACGGCCTTTGTCATCTGCAGGGGCATGACCACAGCACGCCGCGCGAAACCGCCCGTATGCAAAAAGCCGAGCAGCGCTACTTGGCGTATCTGCGCAAAAAATATAAAATAATAATTACGGGGAGAATCCAGTGA
- a CDS encoding HDIG domain-containing protein, which yields MAFKKNKVWQDFLRETDTVENLIGLLWFVISSAILVWPVLADWQWPRALALTILNGAALGLIVNKILTMHARSIVFTRRIFILLALISCAALLAANYLLPFNPFLVPVAAAVAIYGFVYGNRSVAIYLTVYLAFVLALQNPENWFYFFIVYTSQGLFLIQLSSSRLERNSLAYSALLSALAGIGTMFLFCLLGQSDFHTLHGNAAAMLLSALASTVIIIGLLPYIEDIFYIVTPTKLLELASPNNPLLKRLLMEAPGTYHHSLTVANLAEAATEAIKGNALLSRVGAYYHDIGKIKRPLFFVENQHAFDNPHNQLNPQMSAIIIISHVKDGAALGKEYKLPRPIIDIIQQHHGDNVMSYFFHTFKETNEKAAESEKTTVNEDDFRYHGPKPRTKEAAIIMLADSCEAAVRTLEKPTPSRVNNLISRIIKDKIDNGQLDDSPLTFREISKIRASLQQTIGNMFHNRIAYNDQSKD from the coding sequence ATGGCCTTTAAAAAAAATAAAGTTTGGCAGGATTTTTTACGCGAGACTGACACGGTCGAAAATCTGATCGGCCTGCTGTGGTTTGTCATATCTTCGGCGATCCTCGTTTGGCCGGTGCTGGCGGATTGGCAGTGGCCGCGCGCGCTGGCGCTGACTATCCTCAACGGCGCGGCGCTCGGACTGATCGTCAACAAAATACTGACCATGCATGCGCGCAGTATTGTCTTTACGCGGCGGATCTTTATTTTGCTGGCTTTAATTTCCTGCGCGGCGCTGCTGGCCGCCAACTATCTGCTGCCGTTTAATCCATTTTTGGTGCCGGTCGCCGCGGCGGTGGCGATCTACGGTTTTGTCTACGGCAATCGCTCGGTGGCGATCTATCTGACCGTTTATCTGGCTTTTGTGCTGGCTTTGCAAAATCCTGAAAACTGGTTTTATTTTTTTATAGTGTACACGTCTCAGGGTTTGTTTCTGATCCAATTGTCCAGCAGCCGGCTGGAGCGCAACTCGCTGGCTTATTCGGCTTTGCTTAGCGCGCTGGCCGGCATCGGCACAATGTTTTTATTCTGCCTGCTCGGGCAAAGCGACTTTCACACTTTGCACGGCAACGCCGCGGCCATGCTGCTTTCGGCTCTAGCCTCGACAGTGATCATCATCGGTTTGCTGCCGTACATTGAGGATATTTTTTATATTGTCACGCCGACCAAACTGCTGGAGCTGGCCAGCCCCAATAATCCGCTGCTCAAACGGCTGCTGATGGAAGCGCCGGGCACGTATCATCACTCGCTGACCGTCGCCAATCTGGCCGAGGCCGCCACAGAAGCCATAAAGGGGAATGCTCTGCTCTCCAGAGTCGGCGCATATTATCACGACATCGGCAAGATCAAACGGCCGCTTTTTTTCGTGGAAAATCAGCACGCTTTTGACAATCCGCACAATCAGCTCAACCCGCAGATGTCGGCGATCATCATTATTTCGCACGTCAAAGACGGCGCGGCGCTGGGCAAAGAATACAAACTGCCGCGGCCGATCATCGATATTATTCAGCAGCATCACGGCGACAACGTCATGTCGTATTTTTTTCATACGTTTAAAGAAACCAATGAGAAAGCCGCCGAGAGCGAAAAAACCACGGTCAATGAAGATGATTTTCGTTATCATGGCCCCAAGCCGCGCACAAAAGAAGCCGCGATCATTATGCTGGCCGATTCCTGCGAAGCCGCGGTGCGCACGCTGGAAAAACCGACACCGTCGCGCGTCAATAACCTGATCAGCCGCATTATCAAGGACAAGATCGACAACGGCCAGCTCGACGACAGTCCGCTGACTTTTCGGGAGATCAGCAAAATCCGCGCTTCTCTACAGCAGACCATCGGCAATATGTTCCACAATAGAATCGCCTACAATGACCAAAGCAAAGACTAG